The Microbacterium sp. SORGH_AS_0862 genome has a segment encoding these proteins:
- a CDS encoding MFS transporter — MPEATGLLPDAAELARIRRRTLWLLSSGQILGGIAFGATISLGAILATELSGDEAFSGWATAAVTLGAAAFAIPLAALARRSGRRPALAAGLSVALVGVLLVIGAVAAASFPLLLAGVVLIGAGQAANLQSRFAAADLATDSSRGRDISVVVWATTVGAVLGPNLVGPGQVLGDLVGMPPLTGPYLFTIVAQVLAVILYIAALRPDPLLLAQRLVARDAAGSGPRIARADRPVAARYAILAIAASHGTMVAVMAMTPVHLVHHGASLTIVGLTISLHIAGMYALSPVFGILADRIGRVTTVLVGQGLLAASLLVSGLGQSSNTAVTIGLVLLGLGWSASTVAGAALLVETSSETMRTRRQGRSDLAMNLVGAAGAILAGIILGWIGFGGLAFVTLALVVLVVAASPLARSGREGA; from the coding sequence GGGGCGACGATCTCGCTCGGCGCGATCCTCGCCACCGAGCTGTCCGGTGACGAGGCGTTCTCGGGCTGGGCGACGGCGGCGGTGACGCTCGGCGCTGCCGCCTTCGCCATCCCCCTCGCGGCGCTCGCGCGTCGAAGCGGGCGCCGTCCTGCGCTCGCGGCGGGGCTCTCGGTGGCGCTTGTGGGCGTGCTCCTGGTCATCGGCGCGGTGGCTGCCGCATCCTTCCCGCTGTTGCTGGCGGGTGTCGTACTGATCGGTGCCGGGCAGGCGGCGAACCTGCAGTCGCGTTTCGCCGCGGCCGACCTCGCGACCGATTCGTCGCGCGGTCGCGACATCTCGGTCGTGGTCTGGGCGACGACGGTCGGAGCGGTTCTCGGCCCGAACCTCGTCGGACCGGGGCAGGTGCTCGGCGACCTCGTCGGCATGCCGCCGCTGACCGGCCCCTATCTGTTCACGATCGTCGCCCAAGTGCTGGCCGTCATCCTGTACATCGCTGCTCTGCGCCCGGATCCGCTGCTGCTGGCGCAGCGCCTCGTCGCCCGGGATGCGGCGGGTTCGGGCCCTCGGATCGCACGCGCCGATCGGCCCGTGGCCGCGCGGTACGCGATCCTCGCGATCGCCGCCTCGCACGGCACGATGGTCGCGGTCATGGCCATGACGCCCGTGCACCTCGTCCACCACGGGGCGAGCCTGACGATCGTCGGCCTCACCATCAGCCTGCACATCGCCGGGATGTACGCCCTCTCGCCGGTGTTCGGCATCCTCGCTGACCGGATCGGCCGGGTGACGACGGTTCTCGTCGGACAGGGACTGCTCGCCGCGTCGCTGCTGGTATCGGGACTGGGCCAGAGCTCGAACACCGCGGTCACCATCGGCCTCGTGCTGTTGGGGCTCGGCTGGAGCGCCTCGACCGTGGCGGGCGCGGCGTTGCTCGTGGAGACCAGCAGCGAGACGATGCGCACCCGACGGCAGGGCCGCAGCGACCTCGCGATGAACCTCGTGGGAGCTGCGGGCGCGATCCTCGCCGGCATCATCCTCGGCTGGATCGGATTCGGGGGCCTGGCGTTCGTGACGCTCGCGCTCGTCGTGCTCGTGGTGGCGGCGTCTCCGCTCGCGCGCTCGGGACGCGAAGGGGCTTAG
- a CDS encoding aminotransferase class V-fold PLP-dependent enzyme yields the protein MTAPLDLTAVRAAFDGGRDYLAACTGGLPPRASRDALIADLMRSVTHGADAAAYSVVVEQTRAHAAGLLQVAPERVAIGSQTSVLVSLIAASLPEGSEVLVPDGDFSSLVLPFVHRGGLRVRCAPLTELADAVRPDTALVAFSLVQSASGEVADHAAIAAAARAVGARTLCDGTQAVGWLPVDASAFDAFVVHAYKWLCAPRGVAFLALSEEFAATLTPLHAGWYAGADPWQSCYGDAATLASDARRFDVSPAWQAFVGAEPSLGLFASADMAAIHRHTTDLAKRFLTGMGLPSPATPSAIVTWPDADGSDLARLSAAGVTASGRAGRARLAFHVFNDQDDVDRALRALR from the coding sequence ATGACCGCACCGCTGGATCTCACCGCCGTCCGCGCGGCCTTCGACGGCGGCCGGGACTACCTCGCCGCGTGCACGGGCGGACTGCCGCCGCGCGCGAGTCGCGACGCCCTGATCGCCGACCTCATGCGTTCGGTCACTCACGGCGCGGATGCGGCGGCCTACTCCGTCGTCGTCGAGCAGACGCGCGCGCACGCCGCGGGTCTTCTGCAGGTCGCACCCGAGCGCGTCGCGATCGGGTCGCAGACCTCGGTTCTGGTGAGCCTCATCGCGGCATCTCTGCCGGAAGGCAGCGAGGTGCTCGTGCCGGACGGCGACTTCTCCTCCCTCGTCCTCCCGTTCGTGCACCGCGGCGGCCTCCGTGTGCGCTGCGCACCGCTGACAGAGCTCGCCGACGCGGTCCGTCCCGACACGGCTCTCGTGGCTTTCTCGCTCGTGCAGTCCGCATCCGGCGAGGTCGCCGATCACGCCGCGATCGCCGCCGCCGCCCGCGCGGTCGGAGCCCGCACGCTGTGCGACGGTACGCAGGCCGTCGGCTGGCTCCCGGTCGACGCTTCGGCCTTCGACGCGTTCGTCGTCCATGCGTACAAGTGGCTGTGCGCCCCGCGAGGAGTCGCCTTCCTCGCCCTCAGCGAGGAGTTCGCCGCCACCCTGACACCGTTGCACGCCGGCTGGTACGCAGGCGCGGACCCCTGGCAGTCCTGCTACGGCGACGCGGCCACGCTGGCCTCAGACGCCCGCCGCTTCGACGTCTCCCCCGCCTGGCAGGCCTTCGTGGGGGCCGAACCCTCACTGGGACTCTTCGCGAGCGCCGACATGGCCGCGATCCACCGGCACACGACGGATCTCGCGAAGCGCTTCCTCACCGGAATGGGCCTTCCCTCACCCGCCACGCCGAGCGCGATCGTGACCTGGCCGGATGCGGACGGCTCGGACCTCGCGCGCCTGAGCGCAGCAGGCGTCACGGCCTCCGGCCGCGCGGGTCGCGCGCGTCTCGCGTTCCACGTCTTCAACGACCAGGACGACGTCGACCGCGCGCTGCGCGCCTTGCGCTAA